The following are from one region of the Vitis riparia cultivar Riparia Gloire de Montpellier isolate 1030 chromosome 14, EGFV_Vit.rip_1.0, whole genome shotgun sequence genome:
- the LOC117931257 gene encoding inactive glucose-6-phosphate 1-dehydrogenase 4, chloroplastic-like translates to MSVSYSSFSAPFSESSVRKPFPACPNSRTLSVPSAAISRYPVARNNFPAVADGRLVLHGSAGNFCRRICGLKLCILESLNLRHQNRRCRLASEFNSFKNQHKDQSADHFGTYSSNEGQVSGGTSAINLSNDSIDETTRTTSPPGQSSLPNLHPDVSTEVATSMESPSSLLQTHSSKFSVQSDGAPSLCIAVIGATGELARKKIFPALFALYYSGFLPENVGIFGYSRKDLTDEGLRSIIAATLTCRVDHQSNCGDKMHAFLNRTYYLNGGYDNKVGMAKLNAWMEMIEGESVANRIFYLSVPHEALLDVASSLADHAQTRKGWNRIIIEKPFGFDALSSHQLTRSLLSKFEEKQIYRIDHLLGRNIIENLTVLRFSNLVFEPLWSRKYIRNVQIILSEDLGMQIGRYFDGYGIIRDIVHSHILQTIALLAMEPPISLDGEDIQNEKVKVLRSIRKLELSNVILGQFKASSEDHVDVYLNNLTPTFFAAALYIDNARWDGVPFLIKAGMGLIQHRVEIRIQFHNVPGNVYRERIGHNIDLATNELILRDAPDEAILVKVNNKIPGLGLQLDASELNLLYKDKYNVEVPDSYEHLLLDVIDGDNHLFMRSDELAAAWNILTPILHEMDKNNIAPELYELGGRGPVGAYYLCAKHGVRWADE, encoded by the exons ATGTCGGTCTCATATTCGTCTTTCTCGGCACCCTTCTCCGAATCCTCGGTCAGAAAACCGTTTCCCGCCTGCCCAAACAGTCGCACACTCTCAGTACCATCAGCCGCCATTTCTCGTTATCCG GTTGCAAGAAACAACTTTCCTGCAGTGGCAGATGGTCGTCTTGTGCTCCATGGAAGTGCTGGCAATTTTTGCAGAAGGATTTGCGGCTTAAAACTGTGTATACTTGAGAGTCTAAACCTGCGGCATCAAAATAGGAGATGCCGGCTGGCAAGTGAGTTTAATAGTTTCAAAAATCAACATAAAGATCAGTCGGCAGATCACTTTGGAACCTATTCATCAAATGAAGGACAAGTTTCTGGAGGAACATCAGCAATAAATCTGTCAAATG ATTCCATTGATGAAACAACAAGAACAACTTCACCTCCTGGACAGAGTTCTTTACCTAATCTTCATCCTGATGTTTCTACAGAAGTGGCCACTTCCATGGAATCTCCTTCATCCTTGCTGCAAACACATTCCTCCAAGTTTTCTGTTCAGAGTGATGGAGCCCCATCACTTTGCATTGCTGTCATAGGAGCTACCGGTGAGCTGGCAAGGAAGAAGATCTTTCCAGCATTATTTGCTCTATATTATAGTGGCTTTCTTCCTGAG AATGTAGGTATTTTTGGTTATTCAAGAAAGGATTTGACAGATGAAGGCCTGAGATCGATTATAGCTGCAACATTGACTTGCCGTGTCGATCATCA ATCAAACTGTGGAGACAAAATGCATGCTTTCCTCAATAGAACATACTACCTTAATGGAGGTTATGACAACAAAGTAGGGATGGCTAAGCTCAATGCCTGGATGGAAATGATTGAG GGGGAATCTGTGGCAAACAGGATATTTTACCTTTCCGTGCCACACGAAGCACTTCTAGATGTCGCATCCTCTCTTGCTGATCATGCCCAAACCAGAAAGGGCTGGAATCGTATAATAATTGAGAAACCGTTTGGCTTTGATGCTCTATCATCTCATCAACTGACACGGTCTCTTCTTTCCAAGTTTGAGGAGAAGCAAATATATAG GATAGATCATCTATTGGGAAGGAACATTATTGAAAACCTCACTGTTCTAAGGTTCTCTAATCTAGTTTTTGAGCCATTGTGGAGTCGAAAATACATACGCAATGTACAG aTTATTTTATCAGAAGACTTGGGTATGCAGATTGGAAG GTATTTTGATGGTTATGGGATCATCCGTGACATAGTACACAGCCACATACTCCAGACAATTGCATTGCTTGCCATGGAACCGCCTATTAGTCTTGATGGtgaagatattcaaaatgaaaag GTCAAGGTTCTTAGATCAATCCGGAAATTGGAACTTAGCAATGTCATTCTTGGCCAGTTTAAAGCTAGTTCTGAAGACCATGTTGATGTCTATTTGAACAATCTTACTCCCACATTCTTTGCTGCTGCTTTGTACATTGACAATGCACGCTGGGATGGCGTGCCTTTCTTGATAAAAGCCGGCATGGGACTCATCCAACACAG AGTGGAGATCCGCATACAGTTTCATAATGTTCCTGGAAATGTTTATCGAGAACGTATTGGGCATAATATTGACCTTGCCACTAATGAGCTGATTCTACGTGATGCGCCCGATGAAGCCATCCTTGTGAAAGTCAACAACAAGATTCCAGGATTAGGGTTGCAGCTGGATGCTTCAGAGCTGAATCTGCTCTACAAGGACAA GTACAATGTGGAAGTACCTGATTCATATGAGCATCTTCTTCTCGATGTCATTGATGGAGACAATCATCTCTTTATGAGAAGTGATGAGCTTGCAGCTGCATGGAATATCCTAACCCCGATTCTACATGAAATGGACAAGAACAATATAGCACCAGAGCTGTATGAATTGGGGGGTAGAGGACCAGTTGGAGCCTATTATCTTTGTGCAAAACATGGGGTTCGGTGGGCAGATGAGTGA
- the LOC117931260 gene encoding LOW QUALITY PROTEIN: WAT1-related protein At1g09380-like (The sequence of the model RefSeq protein was modified relative to this genomic sequence to represent the inferred CDS: inserted 4 bases in 3 codons), producing the protein MGGDYLPFLAMFLVQMGYAGMNIFVKLAMDSGMNPFILVAYRQIFATVAMIPFAYFLERKTRPKITRIVLFQAFLSSIFGATLNQILYFIGLKHSNPTLGCAFNNLLPAMTFLLAVPFRLETVGIKTRPGQAKVLGTVVCIGGAMILTFYRGHAINIGESGIHWKYAEQLKTRDSQSGANFXLGPFLLITSCISWXIWFIIQGRMCVKFAAPYTSSTLMCFMASIECGVIGLFVDHQPSAWSLNDSIRLIAALYSAIVCTALAFCLMSWTIQRKGPLYVSVFSPLLLVIVAILSWALLRDKLHFGTVVGSLXVVLGLYAVLWGKGKEENQKGSREEAEEGKEDLELQINGKLYIRS; encoded by the exons atgggtGGTGATTATCTGCCATTTCTGGCCATGTTTCTTGTCCAAATGGGCTATGCAGGAATGAATATCTTTGTGAAGCTGGCCATGGATTCTGGGATGAACCCCTTCATCCTCGTCGCTTATAGGCAAATCTTTGCCACTGTGGCCATGATTCCTTTTGCTTATTTTCTTGAGAG gAAAACAAGACCCAAGATTACAAGAATTGTTCTATTCCAAGCCTTCTTGTCTTCCATTTTCGG GGCAACCTTGAACCAGATCCTTTACTTCATTGGGCTAAAACATTCCAACCCGACACTAGGCTGCGCATTTAACAACCTTCTCCCAGCCATGACTTTCCTCCTTGCTGTCCCCTTCAG GCTTGAAACGGTGGGAATTAAGACAAGGCCAGGGCAGGCTAAAGTGCTGGGAACAGTAGTATGTATAGGAGGGGCCATGATACTGACATTTTACAGAGGACACGCCATCAATATCGGTGAATCCGGCATCCATTGGAAGTATGCAGAGCAGCTAAAAACTAGAGATTCTCAGAGTGGGGCCAACT ATCTTGGGCCTTTTCTTCTGATCACTAGCTGTATTTCTT CCATATGGTTCATAATTCAA GGAAGAATGTGTGTGAAGTTTGCAGCTCCTTACACAAGTTCCACTCTGATGTGCTTCATGGCCAGCATTGAGTGTGGAGTCATTGGCTTGTTTGTTGACCACCAACCTTCAGCATGGTCATTAAATGATTCCATCAGGCTTATTGCAGCTCTTTACTCG GCAATTGTGTGTACTGCACTAGCATTTTGCCTCATGTCCTGGACTATACAAAGGAAAGGTCCTCTCTACGTGTCAGTCTTCAGCCCCTTGCTCCTTGTCATTGTGGCCATTCTCAGCTGGGCACTTCTGCGCGACAAACTACACTTTGGGAC TGTTGTAGGGTCTCT TGTTGTTTTGGGGCTCTATGCTGTTCTATGGGGAAAGGGTAAGGAGGAGAACCAGAAGGGCAGCAGGGAAGAGGCAGAAGAGGGGAAGGAAGACTTGGAGTTGCAGATAAATGGGAAGCTTTACATCAGAAGTTGA
- the LOC117931270 gene encoding ADP-ribosylation factor-like, producing MGLSFTKLFSRLFAKKEMRILMVGLDAAGKTTILYKLKLGEIVTTIPTIGFNVETVEYKNISFTVWDVGGQDKIRPLWRHYFQNTQGLIFVVDSNDRDRVVEARDELHRMLNEDELRDAVLLVFANKQDLPNAMNAAEITDKLGLHSLRQRHWYIQSTCATSGEGLYEGLDWLSNNIANKA from the exons ATGGGGTTGTCTTTCACCAAGCTTTTCAGCCGGCTCTTTGCTAAGAAAGAGATGCGAATTCTTATGGTGGGTCTTGATGCTGCTGGTAAGACCACCATTTTGTACAAGCTCAAGCTGGGAGAGATCGTTACCACCATTCCCACAATTG GATTTAATGTGGAGACTGTGGAATATAAGAACATTAGCTTTACTGTCTGGGATGTTGGTGGCCAGGACAAG ATTCGTCCTTTGTGGAGACACTACTTCCAGAACACTCAGGGTCTCATCTTCGTGGTTGATAGCAATGATCGTGACCGTGTAGTCGAGGCTAGGGACGAGCTACACAGGATGTTGAATGAG GACGAATTGAGGGATGCAGTGCTGCTTGTTTTTGCAAACAAGCAAGATCTTCCAAATGCCATGAATGCTGCTGAGATTACTGATAAGCTCGGTCTCCACTCTCTCCGTCAACGCCATTG GTATATCCAGAGCACATGTGCCACTTCTGGAGAAGGGCTGTACGAGGGGCTTGACTGGCTCTCCAACAACATTGCTAACAAG GCTTAG
- the LOC117931256 gene encoding LOW QUALITY PROTEIN: pentatricopeptide repeat-containing protein At1g56690, mitochondrial-like (The sequence of the model RefSeq protein was modified relative to this genomic sequence to represent the inferred CDS: inserted 7 bases in 7 codons): MQSLLMPCRRYCTSVAIAYNSQIARYARIGQIESARRVFDEMPDKGIXFWNSMVAGYFQNNRPREARYLFDKMPERNTVSWNGLISGYVKNRMVSEARKAFDTMPERNVVSWTAMVRGYVQEGLVSEAETLFWQMPEKNVVSWTVMLGGLIQVRRIDEARXLFDIMPVKDVVARTNMISGYCQEGRLAEARELFDEMPRRNVISWTTMISGYVQNGQVDVARKLFEVMPEKNEVSWTAMLMGYTQGGRIEEASELFDAMPVKAVVACNAMILGFGQNGEVAKARQVFDQIREKDDGTWSAMIKVYERKGFEVEALNLFALMQXEGVQSNFPSLISVLSVCASLASLDHGRQVHAELVKSQFDSDVFVASVLITMYVKCGDLVKARQIFDRFXPKDIVMWNSIITGYAQHGLVEEALQVFHEMCSSGMATDGVTFVGVLSACSYTGKXKEGLEIFESMKSKYLVEPKTEHYACMVDLLGXAGLVNDAMDLIQKMPVEADAIIWGALLGACRTHMNMNLAEVAAKKLLQLEPKNAGPYILLSNIYASKGRWGDVAELRRNMRVKKVSKSPGCSWIEVEKRVHMFTGGVSTKHPELSSIMKMLEKLDGXLREAGYYPDSSFVLHDVDEEEKVRSLGYHSERLAVAFGLLKVPEGMPIRVMKNLRVCGDCHSAIKLIAKITGREIIVRDANRFHHFKDGFCSCRDYW, translated from the exons ATGCAGTCTTTGCTGATGCCATGTCGTAGATATTGCACAAGTGTTGCAATTGCCTATAATTCTCAAATTGCTCGCTATGCTAGAATCGGGCAAATCGAGAGTGCTAGAAgggtgtttgatgaaatgcctgATAAGGGTA GTTTTTGGAACTCGATGGTTGCTGGGTATTTCCAAAATAATCGGCCTCGTGAAGCTCGGTATCTGTTTGATAAAATGCCTGAGAGGAACACTGTTTCTTGGAATGGGTTGATATCTGGGTATGTAAAAAATAGAATGGTTAGTGAAGCTCGTAAAGCTTTTGATACAATGCCTGAAAGGAATGTCGTTTCGTGGACTGCCATGGTTAGGGGATATGTGCAAGAGGGTTTGGTTTCAGAGGCCGAAACTCTTTTTTGGCAAATGCCTGAAAAGAATGTTGTGTCATGGACAGTGATGTTGGGTGGTTTAATTCAAGTGCGGCGGATTGATGAGGCCC GGCTTTTTGATATTATGCCAGTTAAAGATGTGGTTGCTAGGACTAATATGATATCTGGGTATTGTCAGGAAGGTCGATTGGCGGAAGCTAGAGAgctctttgatgaaatgcctcGTCGGAATGTGATTTCTTGGACTACTATGATATCTGGGTATGTCCAGAATGGGCAGGTGGATGTTGCGAGGAAACTTTTTGAGGTGATGCCAGAGAAGAACGAGGTGTCATGGACAGCAATGTTGATGGGTTACACCCAGGGTGGGAGGATTGAAGAGGCTTCTGAGCTTTTTGATGCAATGCCTGTGAAGGCTGTTGTTGCTTGTAACGCCATGATCCTCGGGTTTGGCCAGAATGGGGAGGTAGCTAAAGCAAGGCAAGTGTTTGATCAAATTAGGGAAAAGGATGATGGAACATGGAGTGCAATGATTAAGGTTTATGAGCGGAAGGGGTTTGAAGTAGAAGCACTTAATTTGTTTGCGTTAATGC GAGAAGGAGTTCAATCAAATTTCCCTTCTTTGATCAGTGTTCTTTCTGTTTGTGCTAGCCTAGCAAGTCTTGATCATGGTAGACAGGTGCATGCGGAGTTGGTGAAATCTCAATTTGATTCCGATGTATTTGTTGCCTCAGTTCTGATCACAATGTATGTTAAGTGTGGTGATCTTGTGAAGGCAAGACAGATTTTTGACCGGT CTCCCAAGGATATTGTCATGTGGAATTCTATTATCACAGGTTATGCTCAGCATGGCTTGGTAGAAGAAGCCTTGCAAGTTTTCCATGAAATGTGTTCTTCCGGCATGGCAACTGATGGTGTTACCTTTGTTGGAGTTCTGTCAGCATGTAGCTACACCGGAA TAAAAGAAGGCCTTGAAATTTTTGAGTCAATGAAATCTAAGTACCTGGTGGAGCCAAAAACTGAACATTATGCTTGCATGGTTGATCTGCTTG GAGCAGGCCTTGTAAATGATGCAATGGATTTAATACAAAAGATGCCAGTAGAAGCAGATGCCATTATTTGGGGTGCCTTACTAGGTGCATGTAGAACCCACATGAACATGAATTTGGCTGAAGTGGCAGCAAAGAAACTTCTACAGCTTGAGCCCAAAAATGCTGGGCCTTATATACTGTTATCAAATATTTATGCATCAAAAGGTAGATGGGGCGATGTTGCAGAGCTGAGGAGAAATATGAGGGTGAAGAAGGTGAGCAAATCACCTGGATGTAGTTGGATTGAGGTGGAGAAAAGAGTGCATATGTTTACTGGGGGTGTGAGTACGAAGCATCCTGAGCTTTCAAGTATCATGAAAATGCTGGAGAAATTAGATG TGTTGAGAGAAGCTGGATATTATCCTGATAGCAGTTTTGTGCTGCATGATGTGGATGAGGAAGAGAAAGTGCGTAGCTTGGGGTATCACAGTGAGAGGCTGGCCGTGGCATTTGGACTTTTGAAGGTACCTGAAGGGATGCCCATTCGGGTAATGAAGAATCTTCGGGTTTGTGGAGATTGCCATTCTGCAATTAAATTAATAGCAAAAATAACAGGCCGAGAGATCATTGTGAGGGATGCTAACAGATTCCATCACTTTAAGGATGGCTTCTGTTCTTGCAGGGACTATTGGTGA